The Argentina anserina chromosome 5, drPotAnse1.1, whole genome shotgun sequence genome includes the window GAGCAAACTCAACGAAATAGGGATGTTGAGGTTGATACCCAGAATGTTGGCCTTAATGGCAGTGCAAAGGCACACAGCAACTTCAAGATCCACAAGCCCCTCAAGGATAGCACAGCAAGGTGTATCCGGAGGGCTCCCGACGACGGCCCCAACCGCCCCATTCAGCAACTTGGCGCATACCCCCAACTTTAAGGTATCCC containing:
- the LOC126793299 gene encoding 14 kDa proline-rich protein DC2.15-like; the encoded protein is MDSKRCSTIALFLSINLLFFSLASGCNTCSQPHPITNPGAGSPATKSCPRDTLKLGVCAKLLNGAVGAVVGSPPDTPCCAILEGLVDLEVAVCLCTAIKANILGINLNIPISLSLLLDGCAKKFPPGFQCA